The genomic interval TCTTTGTCATTTGTGGTAAGTTCAGCGGTGATCCTGCGTACTCAAGCTTCTCTAAAGAGACGACTTTACAAGGTTGTTTTGTTTACCCGGACAATGGAGCTTTTGATCTCAATGGTGAATTGTGGGTATGTTCTGATGGTTACAGTTTTCCTGGTTTTACTGACGGTATGTGGCATTGTCAAAAGACTGAGGGGGGAGCACTTTCTAAACGTTTTGCGACACCTCCAAAAGCCGCTGAATTTACGGGCCCTTATTTTATGAAAAATGGTAAGGAGCTTTTTCTTTCAGTACAACATCCGGCGACAAATCCATCGGGCAGTTTTCCGGACTTTAATCATTTACCAGCGCGTAGCGCAGTGGTGGTGATCAGCAGAAGTTAAACGCGGGGGGAGCAAACTTCAAAAGCTTGTTGAAGTCCTTTGTATGGATCAGTTGTAGGCAGGAACTCGTGAGTTACGTAGCCTTTGTACATATTGTCCTTAAGAGCTTTTATCACGGCGGGGTAGTTGATTTCCTGCTGGTCATTTAATTCATTTCTACCGGGGCATCCGGCGGTATGGATATGTCCGATAATGTCGATGTTATTGTTTATTCGAGTGATTAAATCACCCTGCATCACTTGGACGTGATAGATATCGAAGAGCAGTTTAAAATTATCTGAATTGAAGTGGCGAATGATTTCTCCGCAGTACTCAACGGTATCTCCAGCAAAACCTGGATGACCTTTCATTTTTTCAGTCACTCGTGAGTTCAAAATTTCCATTTGGATAGTGATGCCCTGTTTCTCAGCATAAGGAAGAATTTTTTCGTAGGCTTTAATACAATTCTTAATGCCATCTTTTGGCGAAACTTTACCTCCACCATTGGGACTGCTATCATGGTAGCCGACAAAGGTAATGACAGAGGGGAAGCCAAACTTTTTGCAGAGGTCAATACGCTCTTTTAGTTTGGCAATGTTGGCATCGTGAAAATTTATATGATTCATGCCTTTAGTGAAGGGGTGCGAGGTGCTCAGTGAGCATTCAAGGCCAGCATCTTTGAGTTTCTGCCAGTGCTTGGGGTCGACTAATTCAATTCCTTGACAATTTAGTTTATTTGCAACTTCAATCATCTGATCAATTGACCAAATATTCCTATAGGGCCAGTAACAAAAGGATTTTTTAAAAGGATAATGATCTTGATTTTTAACTTGGCTTGAGAGGCATGAACTTGAAGCGAGTCCTGCAACTACGCCAGTTAAAAGTGAGCGGCGATCTATTTTTTCTTGACTCCCCATTTTAGGTACGAATTTTCCTTTTCAAGATGTTTGAATTGCTGAATGACTTCCTCATCGGAAGGTACTTTCAGTTGTATTCGCTGCTGAGAGAGTTTCTTGCGCATGTTTTGTAAAATACTTTTAAATTCCGGGTCTGAGGCGCGGTTAATATTTTCTTCAGGGTCATTTTTTCGATCATAGAGTTCCCACTCATCGGTGGTATAAAAATGAATAAGTTTGTAGCGACCATCGGTGACACCGCAGTGTTTTTGCACCAAGTGCCAGTCGGGGTAACCATAGTAATGATAATAAAAGCTCTCTCGCCAGTTTTCAGGCTGTTGTCCTTTCATGATGGGGAGAAGGCTGGCCCCCTGCATCTCTGCAGGTACTTTGACTCCGGCAACTTCTAGAAAAGTCTGAGCAAAATCAAGGTTAGATGTAATGTGAGAATCAACTGAACCAGCTTTGATTTTTCCAGGCCAACGCATCACGAGTGGAGTGCGCAGGGCTTCTTCATACATGAAGCGTTTATCGAACCAACCATGCTCACCGAGGAAGAATCCTTGATCTGAAGAGTAAATAAGCAGGGTGTTTTCTGCGAGGCCACTTTCATCGAGGTAGTTGAGGACTTCTCCAATTGAGTCATCAATTGATTGGACACAGCGAACGTAGTCGCGGATATAGCGCTGATAATTCCATGAGCGCAAAGCTTTCCCACTCAGCTTAGCTTTTGCGAAGGCCGCATTCTCCTCGTCATAAGCCTTATGCCAATTTGCGAGGTCCGCACCATCCAAGTATTTCGGAGGTGTGAGTTTTAAGTCGCCAGGATTCATGGAGTCTTTAATCATCATATCTTGTTTTTTGACATGACTCGCCTTGCCTTGATAATCGGTATGGAGGTTGGCGGGCTTGGGGAACTTCTTATCTTTAAAGGCATTCATGTATTTTGGGGAAGGAAGCCAGGCGCGGTGGGGAGCTTTATGTTGCATCATCAGCATAAAGGGTTTGTTGGGGTCGCGTTGATTCTTTAGCCATTCCATATTGAGCTTGGTGATGACCTCTGTTGTGTAGCCGCGGTGCTTAGTGGGCTCTCCATTACGGTTCATGACGGGGTGATAGTACTTGCCTTGTCCCCCATACCCCGTGATAACTTCAAAGTGATCAAAACCCGTGGGCAGACTCGCAAGGTGCCATTTGCCAATGACCGCAGTTTGATAACCCGCTTGGCGAAGCAATTTCGGGAAAGTGATTTGCCTGCCATCGAAGTACATATCATTTTTATAAAAGCCATTGAGATGAGAGTATTTACCGGTAAGGATAGTGGCTCGGCTGGGGCCACAAATGGCGTTGGTCACGAGACATCGGTCGAAGCGAATTCCTTCACTCGCGATGCGATCAATATTTGGGGTTGAATTAATTATTGAACCGTAGCTTCCTACAGCTTGAGTTGCGTGATCATCCGAAAATATAAAGAGGATGTTGGGCAGAGCTGCGAGGGCACTTAGCGAGACGCTAAGCAAGAGGAATATTGTAGAGAGTTTTGTCATCATGTATACCGAATTGAGTTCATCTTTGTAGTAATGAATAAGCTCTAGGAAGCAAAATGTGACAGCTAATCCACAAAAATGAGTTCAAGTTCCTGAGGTTTTTGAGATTGAATTCTATTGAGGATAGCCTCATTAAATGTATAGCGAGATAAGTAAACCGTACGCAAACTTTTGATTCCCTCGAGATAGCGTAAGTCTGACCACTTATTATTGAGGTGAATCACTTCGAGAGGTGCCGTGGAAATGTGCCTCAGGTTACGAACATTCGTTTTCCAAATGTTGATGTCCTTAATCGCTTTGCCTTCAAGTGGTAGGATGTCGTGTACATGTGTAAAACTTATATTGAGCTTTTCTATGGGCATCTGTGCAGTGGCGAGGATGTCGTCAATGTCGGTATTAGAAGCATCGAGTTCCGAGATTGGCAGGTTGTTAAGAGCCGTAATATCATAAATGCCTTTGCTACCGGCAATAGAGAGAGCAAAGGTTCCTCCTAGGTTCTCACTTAAGTCAAATTTAAAGTTGGCGACACTCATTTCTTTGAGGTGAGCCCGAGCAAATTTCCAGCGTTGCTCTTCTGGGTAGATGTAAGTAGCGAGGGAGAGGAAATGGTGGCGTAGTCTTTGGTGACGCTTGAGGGTCTTCATATCTTTTAAAATTTTGGTAAAAGTCGATGAGGTAACGAAATTGTCGTAAGTTTCTTTTTGAGCTTCGATGCAAAATTTGCGAAGCCATTCAGTTTCTAAAGGTCCTTGATAGTTATTGAGCTCTTCGAGTGCTTGAGAGAATTTGTGAAAACCAAAAAGATAGAGCGCGTAATAATAACGAGCTTCCATGAGCTGGGGATCAGAGAGTAGCGATTTTTCGACAAGTTCTAATGAGTGCTGGTAGCTACTTTTTTGATATTCTTTACGGGCAAAATCGAGTAAGTGAATAGCTGTTTGCTTACGAATCTCCATACTGCGTGCATCAGCTCTTTCGGCTTTAAACTGGGCGGCTTCAGCATTTTTACGAGCGACTTTTTCTTGCCCTTCGGCACGGCGGGCCATTTGTTCAGCTGCAATAGCGGCCTCCCGTTCATCTTTGAGACTTTCCATAAAGCTTGCGGTGATAATAACGATGAGAAAGACTGATCCAGCAATGAGTGCACATACTTCTTTGTGACGTTTGAAGAGGAGTTTTAAGAGCGTGAAGAAACCAGCGCCTTCTGCTTCGGTTGCAAAACCTTGTAGGAAAGCTTTGACTTCTTTAGATAATTCATTCACAGTTTGGTAGCGATCATTCGGATCCAAAGTCATGGCTTTGATGGTCACAGCATTCATACTGCGCGATATTTCTCGCTCGGGGCTGCGATTGATCGGTGGGGTGATTTGGCCTTTAAGGGTTTTAGCCACTATTTCCTTTAAATTTGAGCCTTCGATTGAGCGCTTGAGTGTGAGGATTGAATAGAGGATTGCCCCAAGGCAGTAGATGTCAGTTGTATATGATCGAGCACCCACAGAGCTAGTAATTTGTTCGGGAGCCATGTAGCCAGGACTCCCTTTGAGGATGCCGTCTTGAGTCAGTTCAATCGAATCGTTTTTTAAGTTATCTAATTCGGGATCATCTAAAACTTCGTCTCCAGTATTCTGTAATTGTCGAGCTAAGCCCCAATCACAAAGCAATACCTCACCATATTCATTGACTTGGATATTCGCCGGTTTGAGGTCGAGGTGTAAAACGTTTTTTGAGTGAGCAAAAGCCACCGCGTCGCAAATCTTAAGAAATATGTTGAGTAATTCGACCCGAGGATAGAGTTTTTCGTACTGGGAATTTCCTGCTTTAAGCTGATCGAGGATGTCCTGTAAGTTTTCGCCGTGCAATAACTTCATGGTAAAAAAAGGTTCGATCTCGTCTTCTATGCCGATGTCGTGAACAGGAACGATATTCGGGTGTTCGAGTGAAGCCGTTATGCGGGCTTCGCGAATAAAGTTTTTAACGGTTTCTTGGTCAGCAGAATTTTTCATGATGGCCTTGGCCACGCTGC from Lentisphaera araneosa HTCC2155 carries:
- a CDS encoding sulfatase, with protein sequence MMTKLSTIFLLLSVSLSALAALPNILFIFSDDHATQAVGSYGSIINSTPNIDRIASEGIRFDRCLVTNAICGPSRATILTGKYSHLNGFYKNDMYFDGRQITFPKLLRQAGYQTAVIGKWHLASLPTGFDHFEVITGYGGQGKYYHPVMNRNGEPTKHRGYTTEVITKLNMEWLKNQRDPNKPFMLMMQHKAPHRAWLPSPKYMNAFKDKKFPKPANLHTDYQGKASHVKKQDMMIKDSMNPGDLKLTPPKYLDGADLANWHKAYDEENAAFAKAKLSGKALRSWNYQRYIRDYVRCVQSIDDSIGEVLNYLDESGLAENTLLIYSSDQGFFLGEHGWFDKRFMYEEALRTPLVMRWPGKIKAGSVDSHITSNLDFAQTFLEVAGVKVPAEMQGASLLPIMKGQQPENWRESFYYHYYGYPDWHLVQKHCGVTDGRYKLIHFYTTDEWELYDRKNDPEENINRASDPEFKSILQNMRKKLSQQRIQLKVPSDEEVIQQFKHLEKENSYLKWGVKKK
- a CDS encoding protein kinase domain-containing protein, coding for MDEKNLDKTPEMIPHLMDHFDAAFNEHEQEYLRLLEELEIGDERYEVNSTVNEGGMKYIFDTYDGLTKRSVAKAIMKNSADQETVKNFIREARITASLEHPNIVPVHDIGIEDEIEPFFTMKLLHGENLQDILDQLKAGNSQYEKLYPRVELLNIFLKICDAVAFAHSKNVLHLDLKPANIQVNEYGEVLLCDWGLARQLQNTGDEVLDDPELDNLKNDSIELTQDGILKGSPGYMAPEQITSSVGARSYTTDIYCLGAILYSILTLKRSIEGSNLKEIVAKTLKGQITPPINRSPEREISRSMNAVTIKAMTLDPNDRYQTVNELSKEVKAFLQGFATEAEGAGFFTLLKLLFKRHKEVCALIAGSVFLIVIITASFMESLKDEREAAIAAEQMARRAEGQEKVARKNAEAAQFKAERADARSMEIRKQTAIHLLDFARKEYQKSSYQHSLELVEKSLLSDPQLMEARYYYALYLFGFHKFSQALEELNNYQGPLETEWLRKFCIEAQKETYDNFVTSSTFTKILKDMKTLKRHQRLRHHFLSLATYIYPEEQRWKFARAHLKEMSVANFKFDLSENLGGTFALSIAGSKGIYDITALNNLPISELDASNTDIDDILATAQMPIEKLNISFTHVHDILPLEGKAIKDINIWKTNVRNLRHISTAPLEVIHLNNKWSDLRYLEGIKSLRTVYLSRYTFNEAILNRIQSQKPQELELIFVD
- a CDS encoding TIM barrel protein encodes the protein MGSQEKIDRRSLLTGVVAGLASSSCLSSQVKNQDHYPFKKSFCYWPYRNIWSIDQMIEVANKLNCQGIELVDPKHWQKLKDAGLECSLSTSHPFTKGMNHINFHDANIAKLKERIDLCKKFGFPSVITFVGYHDSSPNGGGKVSPKDGIKNCIKAYEKILPYAEKQGITIQMEILNSRVTEKMKGHPGFAGDTVEYCGEIIRHFNSDNFKLLFDIYHVQVMQGDLITRINNNIDIIGHIHTAGCPGRNELNDQQEINYPAVIKALKDNMYKGYVTHEFLPTTDPYKGLQQAFEVCSPRV